CAACTGAATGCACTTACTGTACCACCAGCAGCGGCCTGTTAAGCCCTGATGACAATGATTAGAAGCATCAGTGGAAGCTCTTTAACGAGCAACGTGAGCAGGAGCAGGTGAGAGGCAATAATAAATGCTCTTCGGGAGTCCTTAAgagttttgtttgcttttgataTGAAGCCTGGGAAGAGTACATACCCAGTAAATAGCAGCCCTTGAGTCATTCTTTATCAATGTaggccatccatccatcccttcgCTTCCAGTCGTTTGTACACAGCCATCAGACCACAGAAGAGGGAAAAGGACAAGCCAAGAAAGTAATGATGTTTGTGATGAGCCTCAGTGTTGACTGAAGGCTAGCTGCTAAATCCCCAGACTCTCACAGCCAGGCCATTACACACTCAGTGTGGCCCCATAATCTGGGAGACGGGCTTTCAGGGGGGAAAGGATGTCCTGATTTTAAGGTTGTGGTGACCACCAGATCAATAGACCATGCCTGCACAACGTTTTCATCCTATCAAATATATTTGAAGTGCAAACCTTTTATGATTCAGGCCttgttctgttcttttctttcttgctgCATCTCTGCCTTCAACCCCTCAGTTTAGAATAACATGTTTGCGACCTTCTAGAGGAGCACAATTGAGATGATCCCTCACTCACTGCTCAGAATCCTGTTAATttcctattaaaaaaaaaaaaaaaaaaaaaatacatctgacATTACTGGGACCAGCAGACAGGTTGTCAAAACGGAAAAGtgaaatacaaatagaaaagCAGTGATAAAGTCTAGACTAGTATTCAGGTGGTTGGCATCAGTATCCTTTGCAGTGTATTACCACACCCACCGTTGCAGCTGCATCTATACGTCTTTGGAATTCTGGCTCTTATAAAAGgtttttaacaaattaaaaccaTAACCAATTACGTCCAAGACCAATAAAAGCCATGCAGGGATTAAGGTATACAGAGACTGTACAGTGCTTTGTCAGGCTGTAGCCACGGTTTTAAATGGTTCAAACCTGTAGCTGTCATGTTGAATTAAACGGCCTCTGAAACAGGAGTAGTATACGTGATGAGTAACCTTGAGAATAATGGTTCCGGGCTATAGCATTAAAAAAGGCAGCCGCTTGATAGCTGCCTCCAGGAGAGGTTGGCAGTGTCGCCTCCAGGGAGAGAGACCAACACGAGTTGAGTGTAGACAGCTGACATACAACAGTGGCTGTCAGCCTGTAACCCCGAAATAACAAAAACTCCCCAGCCCGTCTTGGTTTTTAATTAAGAGCTTAGCAGCTATTTCCTGTCACAGAGATGCTCAGTTGTCCATGATATGACTACACTGAGGCTGGGAGGCTGCACTGCTTTAGGATGTTTGGGAGAAGTTGATCCGTGGACAAATTGGCAGCATTCGTTGAGCCAACGTGTTGATCCTCATTTCCATATTTCACCTGGGTGCTAAGCCCGGCATCAGAGCGGTCTTCCATAAATACAAAAGCAGCAGAGCGGAAAAAAACGGCCTGCGACAAAATGCTGCTTGAAATGCAAATCAAACGGATATCGCTTGCCGtttgtccaaaacaaaaaaaaacagtgcagcTATTGTGCTCAGCACGTCACCGTTTGGTCAGAGGCGGGTAGTGGTTTTTTTGCTCGAAAAGAACCCTGAGTAATTATCTCaagtctctctcttctcattcAAACGAACCATTGCCATGTCTCCCTCTGTTTTCTGACAGCATTATTCAGATGAGTTGTGCATTGCAGTCTGAGTCGTGTTTACTGACCAAAGCCGCAGTGTGAAATCCAGAATAATTGCTCTCCACAACTCCCCTGGCATATTGTGCTGGGCTGTTCAGTTCAAGAGGGAAGTCCAACTGAGACAGAATTttcccaaaaataaaacaagtcaatGTTCTTTGCTTCTATTTTTCTCTgacatatgtaaaaaaaataaaatataaaaaaattacaaaaaatatttgtgttatgAATACTGCAGGATAATGAGATGAAATCATGAATAGTAACTCAGGATATGCAGACACGTATGGCCTCCCTGTCTCCAAGAGACAAGTCCGTCTAGCTCAGTGCGCTTAGGGCCCCTACATTTTCACACCATGAGATacaatggttaaaaaaaaaaaagaaaaagggtaaGCTTTGGGATACCTACTGTATATCCAACCAGCATATGGAATGGTTTATAAaatgggagaaaaacaaacagatgtgtCAGAGGCACGGTGTGCACAGCTCATTATAACCAGCCTTCCTCAATACGCAGCCATGCTCAGTTCCTGTAGAAAATGACACGCAGGGAGGAGCGCTGTGTGTGGTGTGAAGTGAGACAGCGCTAATAACAAGCAGATACAGGTCCCACCAAAacggcacgcacacacaaatctcAAAAGCAGCCGTGTTTCACCCCCGCCCCCTTCCCCACATGTCACTCTCCAAAATTGTTTCATGTTCTTTAGAGTgactaaataaaaccaaaaggcAAACAGATCCTCCTGggacagagaaaaacactggTGTCGGGTACTTTGTAGTTCTGCCGGTGTCTAATACTTTCTAGTCTGGTTTCTtcaaaatggctttttttttttcttttctatttgaGCTCGACTCTTAAACTGTGGAAGGCTTTAATGGAAGGAAAGAGCATCTTTTAAAGGAGTTACTGCCATCTGTTGGTACTGAGTGAAATTGATAATCAGTCAATAATGTTCTCGGTACTCTGCTGGACTGTACAGGGTATTTCTTTGGACTAGAATATAGTACCCATTCTATGTAGCAAGGCCATTGTAAAGACATTTGAGAAAATGTTACCGGAGGTCTGGACAATTCTTATTCAGTCATTCAGCTTCGCCTTTACTTACAATACTCTCTACCATAACCACTGCAGTCTGTTCGATGGCTGGTGCTGACGTGAATCATTTTCTTCTGGAAGATACACAAAAATTCTCAAGCATGTATGAATAGATCATTTCGAGAGGACGAGATAATGTTCTTGATTCAACACCACCaatgtaaaaagtattaaatattacatttttggttggTTTAGGAATTCAATACAAAAGTTTCCTGACACTTGATTTATCACCTGGCATTCATGTGGTTAAATATGCACTTAAAATTCTGAATCTGTTTTGCAGCATGGCATTAAAATGAGCAGTCTGTATCTCAAGACTTCGTAAAATGACTTGTCGTAATGAATGTGCGTGGACCTCCGTTTTCATAACATCTTGAATCACCATCTCATTTTTGCATGCTTGACTGAGCCATAATTACCATTTAAAAGTGGGATAGCAGTGAGGTGAACGAGATGGTCGTTTGCACCTCAGGTCACGCATGCTAGGCTGCCTTCTTGATTACTTGATTAAGTGAGGCTGAAGGAgatcaaacaatcaaaaaaaaattgagcaaGCACTAGTTGATCTGTGACACAACAGATGGACTTCCCTGAATTTCTACAAGAAACTTTCTGTAACGCTGGCTGTGTATTTATGACTAATATTCCTCTAATTGCACATAATATTTCCATTATGCATGTTCACACTGTAATGGTGATTTGATAAGACTGCAACAGAAAAATCCAGCAGTAATGAAAACCCATTAAtccctttattttaaaaagtcaaactgtACGGTAaaggatacaaaaaaaatacacttgcATGGTTGTTTCGTAAGCTGAAGAGAACAATTACAGTTAATTTTATGGGGCATAGCAACCATGACCACTGCTTTGAGAAATGGCATAGCTCCATCATCAATAGTTGAGACAGAATCCaaaaactggcaaaaaaaaaaaaagtcttagatGTTACATAATTGGCAGAAAAGTAAAATgaagttgcaaaaaaacatttgccttTCAGAGGACCAAGATGTCAAGGCTACGCAGAAAGACCCCTGGCAAATTAGACTTCCATGACTAAATATATCAGCTGTGAAATATGCCTCTGAACTGGCCAATTTTAAAAGGGAACCaactgtccaaaaaaaaaaaaaaaaaaaaaaaaaaaaaaagtcatcctTTGTTACATAAAAGGGGTTTGGATCCATTTAGCTAAATGTGGTTCTGGGACCAGCTCCTGAAGGAGTATAAAGAGGAGTACAAGTATTGATTCTGACAGAAAACACgttggaaatgaaaacaatatcaAAGCCCTTACATTACAGTTGAACTAGTTATTAGGAGGTAGGGaatagagaaggaaaaaaaacaaaatacagagacTCCTGGAACAAGTCTTTCTACTGCATCTGGTGCtagttaatgtaaaaatagaaataaagatggTAGTTGTCGGTAGAGGTCTTCAGtctgcctcttcttcctcagactcagactctgtaaaaaaaaataaagaaaaaacaatcagcaCTATGCTTGACCATCAATGCACATTAAGCATTACCACCAATGTCATTTAAAAGaagaactgaaaaaataaagaatacacAGGATAAATGGATATGTCGCTTGTTATGCCGGAAAGAAATTGATATAGCACAAACCCATGGAATGTTCTGGCATACTAGGGTTATGAGAGGTTGAACTAAAAAACACCATATAatcaagcagaaaaaaaaaagaaaaaaaaggagatgctTACCTTCCTCTGCATTCTTGAGCCATTCAACAAACTTTTTCATCTGTTCGAGGAAAACGCTCTTTCCTTTGGCAGTGTGGGCGTCGGTGTACCACTTAAGAATCGCCTCCTCACTCAGAACATCCGCTataagaagaaacaaacaaaaaaacatgaaaaaaaaataataataacagcacaAAATTTCCACAGGTGCTTGAAAAACAAGCGTCGCCAGGCAGTTTGAAGAAATCAATCAAGACAAACTTTTGGCTATAATCTCTGGCCACCTGGCATGGTTTTTCACGCAAAAGTGaggatggggggaaaaaaaagaaaaaagaaaataggagCTTTTTGGACAGAAATAACTTACCTTTGTAGAGCAGCACAACAATTTTCTGGAATGCCTTCATGAAGTGGATGTTGTCGTAACAGTACTCCTGGATCTTCAGCAGGAGAGTGAGTTCAGAGAGGCCCTGGGAGGTGAACGCCTTCAGCAGTGGGCTGTATTGCTGAGaatgtaaaacagaaaatgaagttAAGAGTTGAACAGAAAGCTGATGTATATTAATCGGAATTCCTTAAATGACTTTCACTTTGCCGGTGAAATGGCTTTGGGTTAGCAAATCAATTATCTTCTCTGCTGAGTCACCTTTAGAAGTTTGATGGCTTGTTCCGTGACCAGCTCCTCCTTCTTGTTCCACTCCACCGAGCTCATTACACTGGCCCAAATCAGTCCAATCATCGTCTGCTCGGAGATGTTGTTCTTCGTGAGTTCCTCTCGGACGTAGAGGATGATCTGTGAGACCCGAGGCCAGGGATGGAACACACATTATTGGAAAAGCGGGCAAACCATGGCGAGCATATGCCGAGGCTTATTGCTTTTCAAAGCCTGAGGTATGAGAACTCTGGCAGGATACAGAGGCTTGCAGGAGCCGATTATATGTTGAGGTTGACATTGATTCACTGCATCCTTTTCTCCGGCCCTCCTCAAGACAGACGGGTGAAGAGGTTAAGAAGACAGCAATCTTAAGCGTTGCTTATACTCCTGCTTGGCACCGTAGTGCAAGCCGCCGCAGATGGCGAGCGAGCTCTGAGCATACGAGGAGGCGTATATACACTCTGTGCTGTTCGATGCATTATTAGATGAAATGCCAAAGtgtgaacaaacaaaatgaactgaagaAACAAGACGACGAGTGTAACCCGGAGTAACCGGCAAAAAGCCAttaaccaacctccacaatgcagaggaggggggggttgtaattatctgtaaactcatagtTCATGGATCACTCTATTGCCTTTGTAAAAGCCTTGTAAAGACACAAGTCAAGTATTGCATGCATTATTTATTCACGAAGGTTGAATATCCGGTAAATGATTTTGCAGCAAAATATACACTCAAATGAagatttctatttttgtttttaagacctcctgtctCTAAAGCATCTCCTAGACAAGTACATAGGTATTTCATCAGTGAACTATTGGTGATAGTCACGTGATCGCATGCGCCAAGTTACAAAAACTCGCAGGTGCATGACCAAGTGTTGCGACCACTTGAGAAGCCTAGGCGCACACCAGGCACGGGCCGTGATTACGTCATTTTCTGGCGCTGGCTCCGCTGCGGCGACTGTAAACTAAGCTTCAAGTGCCACATCCAATGGTGTCGATACCCAACATGGGACTACGTTCAATGTAAAAGCAgcttaaaaaaaccaaatagGGCTTACATCTTTGAGTGGGTCCCCACGTGACATCTGCTCCTCAAGCTCTTTCTGCAGCTCCTTGCGAGCACCTATGGACTGCTGGTTCCTGGCAAAGTCTGAAAGCAACGGCAGTCCTGCGTCCGTGAAGTACTTTGAGAAGTGCTCACAACTGCGCTTGTTGGCAGGGAACAGCTCCTGAAATAGCACACAGTCAAACATTGAGGCAGGCACTGTTCAGTCAGACAAGGCCTCTTCAGCAATTAAGAAGCTTTTGTTCATTAATTGCCCAAGTACAGCATGGCACAATCATGCAGATTGATAATCTTATTTTCATCAAACAACCGTATTCAGAGTGCACAGGCAAGACTGCTGACGATTACTGCATTTGGAAGCACAATACGTCATCTGAACTTTTGTCTTTCTCACCATGAGCCTGCTGTCCATTCCAACCTTTCGGAGACCGGAAGAGACAGAGTTGATGTCCTTTTCAGAAAGCCAGGATTTGAAGAGTTTTACAGCAAAGCACGCTGAAACACCTGAACAAATGCATCAAAATGTGAGTCAGCTGTTGCTACCAGACCTGCCAGGATTAAGTTGGGCCTAGGTAATGCCTTGGTAAACAACCTGACAGGATGTGATTAGTCAGGTTTAAACTGGACCAATGCCCAAAACGACAAGGATGCAGTTTGGACCACAGGTGTATACTCAACAGCTTCcttcttctatttttttctttggctaGCAAAAGACAATTGGCTGACAACACAAGGTCAAAGCAAAGCTAAACTTCACTGTCATCTGCATTCTTTTGTCATATTAATGCATACTCAAAGCACGTAACAAGACTGATTTAAACATAGTCACATAAACGAGGGGCCATTTTGTCTTTCCGCTATATTGGGTCTTCAGGTTGTCTCTTTTGCGTTACGATTGAGAACAATAACCAAATTATTCCCTCGGACGTGGGTGTACAAACAGTAAAAACCTTTGATTTGAAGCACTGTTAGGCATAGACTGCAGACATGTTGGCATCAGTGCAAATCGGATGATAAGTAACAAGATGCTGCACTGCATTAAAGCCAAAGATACATTTGAGGTAGTTTAGAAACGGTGTCAGTTTCATAGTTGAAAGGCTAAATGTCCCACTCAGCACATAATCACAATTCTTGGTTCACCAATTTAAAAAGGATCCGtatcaaaaatgtttatttatgaatttatgcAGGAAAAGAATAACAATTTATAGTATTGGTTGGACTGTAGTTTGATGAGCTGCTCTTTGTTGGCACTAGTTCTTTGAGGGTAGCTTGGCACGTCAGTGTGTAAGCCTGTTTGCTTATCTGTGGATGGATTAAagttttgtgcatttgtgaCTGCCAACTGACTAATTTCCcccaaatgtttaatttgtgtaGTAATGGTCTCTTCCTTGGAATTGCAAAGGATACTGCTTATTATACGTGCAtgagaaaaacacagtgaacTTGTGTT
The Anoplopoma fimbria isolate UVic2021 breed Golden Eagle Sablefish chromosome 16, Afim_UVic_2022, whole genome shotgun sequence genome window above contains:
- the LOC129104497 gene encoding eIF5-mimic protein 2-A-like produces the protein MSNQRQQKPTLTGQRFKTRKRDEKERFDPTQFQESIVQGLNQCGTDLEAVAKFLDSSGAKLDYRRYVETLFDILVAGGMLAPGGTLSDDMTRTEFCLFKAQEDMETMQAYAQVFNKLIRRYKYLEKGFQEEIKKLLLFLKGFTESERNKLAMLAGILLANGNLSAAILSSLFNENLVKEGVSACFAVKLFKSWLSEKDINSVSSGLRKVGMDSRLMELFPANKRSCEHFSKYFTDAGLPLLSDFARNQQSIGARKELQKELEEQMSRGDPLKDIILYVREELTKNNISEQTMIGLIWASVMSSVEWNKKEELVTEQAIKLLKQYSPLLKAFTSQGLSELTLLLKIQEYCYDNIHFMKAFQKIVVLLYKADVLSEEAILKWYTDAHTAKGKSVFLEQMKKFVEWLKNAEEESESEEEEAD